A window of the Dictyostelium discoideum AX4 chromosome 4 chromosome, whole genome shotgun sequence genome harbors these coding sequences:
- the eIF2a gene encoding eukaryotic translation initiation factor 2A, with product MSAPNNNNNNTTTTTTTSPSPSQSSPTLTSVASNSTTTTTTETLTTPKLQFVVRSKTNAYQEIGQQYGKNLNLPSYSNGDCRHVEYSKDGTLIAYVNLNEIVICNSDGGSVHSVINRPNVGMISFSPQNSFLLTWERMSEYNNNENNLIVWDIKQASILYKTSQKYCNQENWPLIKWTDDEVLAGKLISNEVHFFNGRSIGVLAKKIKLQDISSFEFAPATNGGPYKIATFVPEKGSTPGSARIYSYPTVNEYCSHLKFFKASEAKVLWNKKGNAILVHTFTDTDKSGKSYYGETGLWFLSQDGSSFNLNIKGPIHDVQWSPTLDQFMVCYGNMPSQTTLFNLKGEPLVDFGLNPRNTIRFSPNGQLLCLGGFGNLQGDMDFWDLTRYKRICGTQSHCAIYTEWSADSVHFMTAVLSPRIRVDNGVKIIKYDNTIVYQENIPELYQASWRPLNPLVFPNERIVYPSIQQQKESSPQPQKYTPPSLRNMQAAPPVVTSPPAMGAPLPSGFKVYLASAKSSSTFKPKQKPSSTTTTNNTTTTTTKPAADEPKRELTPIEKKIRNVERKLKEVEVLKEKLNSGEFIPPTAIEKINNEQKFLEELRKLQSEL from the coding sequence atgagtgccccaaataataataataataatactactactacaactacaacatcaccatcaccatcacaaAGCTCACCAACATTAACATCAGTAGCATCAAATagtacaacaacaacaacaacagaaaCATTAACTACACCAAAATTACAATTTGTAGTTAGATCAAAAACCAATGCATATCAAGAGATTGGGCAACAATATggaaagaatttaaatttaccatcATATAGTAATGGAGATTGTCGTCATGTTGAATACAGTAAGGATGGTACATTGATTGCATATGTTAATTTGAATGAGATTGTAATTTGCAATAGTGATGGTGGATCAGTTCACTCTGTAATCAATAGACCAAATGTTGGAATGATATCATTTTCACCACAAAACAGTTTCCTCTTAACATGGGAGAGAATGTCAGAATACAATAACAATGAAAACAACCTCATTGTGTGGGATATCAAACAGGCCTCCATCCTCTATAAAACCTCACAGAAATATTGTAACCAAGAGAATTGGCCACTCATCAAGTGGACCGATGATGAAGTATTGGCAGGTAAATTGATCTCAAACGAGGTACACTTTTTCAATGGTCGTTCAATTGGTGTATTGGCAAAGAAGATCAAATTACAAGACATCTCCTCATTCGAGTTTGCACCAGCTACCAATGGTGGTCCATACAAAATCGCAACCTTTGTACCAGAGAAAGGTAGCACCCCAGGTTCAGCACGTATCTACTCATATCCAACTGTCAACGAATATTGCTCTCATTTGAAGTTTTTCAAGGCTTCAGAAGCAAAGGTATTGTGGAATAAAAAGGGTAACGCAATCCTTGTCCACACATTCACCGACACTGATAAATCGGGTAAATCATACTATGGTGAAACCGGTCTTTGGTTCCTCTCACAAGATGGTAGTAGTTTCAATCTCAACATCAAAGGACCAATTCACGACGTTCAATGGAGCCCAACTTTGGATCAATTCATGGTTTGCTATGGTAATATGCCATCACAAACTACACTTTTCAATTTAAAGGGTGAACCATTGGTCGATTTTGGTCTCAATCCAAGAAACACCATTCGTTTCTCTCCAAATGGTCAATTGTTATGTTTGGGTGGTTTTGGTAATCTTCAAGGTGATATGGACTTTTGGGATTTAACACGTTACAAGAGAATTTGTGGCACTCAATCTCATTGTGCCATTTACACTGAATGGTCTGCTGATTCCGTTCACTTTATGACCGCTGTCCTTTCACCACGTATTCGTGTTGACAATGGTgttaaaatcatcaaatacGATAACACTATCGTCTATCAAGAAAACATACCTGAACTTTATCAAGCCTCTTGGAGACCTTTAAATCCACTCGTCTTCCCAAATGAAAGAATCGTCTATCCAAgtatacaacaacaaaaagaatcttcaccacaaccacaaaaaTATACACCACCATCACTTAGAAATATGCAAGCTGCTCCACCAGTTGTAACTTCACCACCTGCAATGGGTGCTCCACTTCCAAGTGGTTTTAAAGTTTATTTAGCTTCTGccaaatcatcatcaacttttaaaccaaaacaaaaaccatcatcaacaacaacaacaaacaatactaccaccaccacaacaaaacCAGCTGCAGATGAACCAAAGAGAGAACTAACACcaattgaaaagaaaattagAAATGTTGAAAGAAAACTCAAAGAGGTTGAagtattaaaagaaaaattaaattctggAGAATTTATTCCACCAACtgcaattgaaaaaataaataatgaacaaAAGTTTTTAGAAGAATTAAGAAAACTTCAATCcgaattataa
- the ppa1 gene encoding inorganic pyrophosphatase: MKNFFSFSKLTPHLKNIYHRNMTYTTKQVGETGSLEYRLFFLKDNKPVSSFHDVPLWVNKEKQIVNMLVEIPRGTNAKLEIATKEYMNPIKQDVKDGKLRFVHDKYPFNYGALPQTWESPEHTHPSTGAKGDNDPLDACEIGSGQGVTGEFKQVKVLGVFAMIDAGETDWKILCIDVNDPIASQINSQEDIEKHLPGKINEVYTFLRDYKIPDGKGPNQFAFDGKLQSIDFSMKIIEETEAEWKDLVGGKTKSSLSVVNTTLNDSNTVTADVAAQKLNF; the protein is encoded by the exons atgaaaaattttttttcattttcaaaattaacacCACATCTTAAAAACATATACCACAGAAACATGACATACACAACTAAACAAGTAGGAGAAACTGGTTCACTTGAATACCGTCTTTTCTTTT taaaagataataaaccAGTATCATCATTCCATGATGTTCCATTATGGGTTAATAAAGAGAAACAAATTGTTAATATGTTAGTTGAAATTCCAAGAGGTACCAATGCCAAATTAGAGATTGCCACCAAAGAATATATGAATCCAATTAAACAAGATGTTAAAGATGGTAAATTAAGATTTGTTCACGACAAATACCCATTCAACTATGGTGCATTACCACAAACTTGGGAAAGTCCAGAACACACTCACCCATCAACCGGTGCTAAAGGTGATAATGATCCATTAGACGCTTGTGAAATTGGTTCTGGTCAAGGTGTAACTGGTGAATTCAAACAAGTTAAAGTTCTTGGTGTTTTCGCTATGATTGATGCCGGTGAAACCGATTGGAAGATCCTTTGCATTGACGTTAACGATCCAATTGCTTCACAAATCAACTCTCAagaagatattgaaaaacaTTTACCAGGTAAAATTAATGAAGTCTACACCTTTTTAAGAGATTACAAAATCCCAGATGGTAAAGGTCCAAATCAATTCGCTTTTGATGGTAAAttacaatcaattgatttctcCATGAAAATCATTGAGGAAACTGAAGCTGAATGGAAAGATTTAGTTGGTGGTAAAACAAAATCATCACTCTCTGTTGTAAACACAActttaaatgattcaaatacTGTTACCGCTGATGTTGCTGCTCAAAAACTTAACTTTTGa
- the tmem184F gene encoding transmembrane protein 184F (alternatively spliced) produces the protein MAFTAHCFFSMMTNSIGEKNMLDLFESQGKMKFLCCKVMKLNRKLFNTLRFGSIQFFIVKIFCSIATITCISISEEVHSILNVQSFAPYEFLISLVASIFCTISLSIFLAISKEKLSQYWPMTKYRIMIFIFFIEQFEYLFFALIFLRGPFFLGFKNSFDQTIFILHFTVVVTMFLFSIVYLFIYSYKNYRNKASNEPLVGRNFKDSFGLLNYLDVLNPKDLFIDFASIFKTNNNKFKELVEENGDKKPKKNIEDQNQENSNDQPLSIQMA, from the exons ATGGCTTTTACAGCTCATTGCTTTTTCTCAATGATGACAAATTCAATTGGAGAAAAAAATATGCTAGATTTGTTTGAATCCCAaggaaaaatgaaatttttgtGTTGCAAAGTAATGAAGCTAAATAg aaaattatttaatacttTAAGATTTGGATCaatccaattttttattgtaaaaattttttgcTCCATTGCAACAATTACCTGCATTTCAATCAGTGAAGAAGTTCATTCTATTTTAAATGTTCAATCCTTTGCTCcatatgaatttttaatttctttggtTGCCTCAATTTTCTGTACTATCTCATTATCAATATTCCTTGCCATTagtaaagaaaaattaaGTCAGTATTGGCCAATGACCAAGTATAGAATTATGatattcattttctttattgaaCAATTTGAATATCTTTTCTTTGCACTTATTTTCTTGAGAGgtcctttttttttaggttttAAAAACTCCTTTGATCAAACTATTTTTATACTT cactTTACAGTTGTTGTTACAATGTTTTTGTTCTCAATTGTTTATCTTTTCATTTACTCTTATAAAAACTATAGAAATAAAGCTTCAAATGAACCTTTAGTTGgaagaaattttaaagactcctttggtttattaaattatttggatGTATTAAATCCAAAAGATTTGTTTATTGACTTTGCTAGcattttcaaaacaaataataacaaatttaAAGAGTTGGTTGAAGAAAATGGTGATAAAAAACCaaagaaaaatattgaaGATCAAAACCAAGAAAATAGTAATGACCAACCACTATCAATCCAAATGGCTTAG
- a CDS encoding cellulose-binding domain-containing protein, translating to MRVLNLLLPILLIIGIVSCSSNVYYCNSNDPNNYCKDVIITQKEIGNWNQGNRGGAEYTQWEVTLENKLDFSLTQFYILRDYTLKIRDRKSIWNVQEIESTNNLILPTYQNSIGSKSNWIFGFILQDSEPANLTLEAISF from the exons atgagagtattaaatttattattaccaatattattaataataggaATTGTATCCTGCTCAAGTAATgtttattattgtaattcCAATGACccaaataatt attGCAAAGATGTTATTATTACACAAAAGGAAATTGGGAATTGGAACCAAGGAAATAGAGGTGGTGCAGAATATACTCAATGGGAAGTAacattagaaaataaattagattttAGTTTAACACAATTTTACATTTTAAGAGATTATACACTAAAAATTAGAGATAGAAAATCAATTTGGAATGTACAAGAAATTGAAAGTaccaataatttaattttaccaacTTATCAAAATTCAATTGGTTCAAAAAGTAATTGGATTTTTGGTTTCATTTTACAAGATTCTGAACCTGCTAATTTAACATTAGAAGCAATATCATTTTGA
- a CDS encoding DNAJ heat shock N-terminal domain-containing protein, which produces MNKIDKDILKIFESKENEQFDEDQEKDEKKMNEVDFYSILNISRNATDDEIKIAFKKLAFTYHPDKQTNEELKKETQDIFTLITLAKDTLSDPKLRAIYDQFGLEGIEHSKAIVNKYKEVDKLLQALDRIQKENEEDKLIQSFSATGSQSISLAYHHEYRHFFFKTLKSEAQFDIKTQKYGSFEFVPSITRKKNLAWFGLETSYLYPITQNTELFLSNNYNEANEGSIQTIGLKSLLSANTYGSIHCAFFDSFQPARFGCLLTRQLSPTITAIFRGTLQKEFWQGSLTLKRIVQKRLFEITIDSSNLGGLSGSITRDIPISKKSRISFSVGGYGGGFPLYSAGQHGFTGAAIGFKRKITKVFDIDLSMHVNPSRYLYVIGLHHRYQSLEIPIPIYSDLSLSTSLLFFTLPAVTLSLLKYLVVKPLMKKKEQKKIMEKKEKYADQARKAKRKAEMDITLVKQLVENKVLKEKTKNGLIIQEAVYGKLDEKVDHSDPFSVEFPPTIDVTIPLQYLVEDSKLVLHGNNKKSDLLGFWDPRISEEKQLKVTYFFQNRLHRITVNDIDQLLIPLKSHLIQ; this is translated from the exons atgaataaaatagATAAAGATATCTTAAAGATATTTGAATCTAAAGAAAATGAGCAATTTGATGAAGATcaagaaaaagatgaaaagaaaatgaatgaagttgatttttattcaattttaaatatatcaaGAAAT gCAAcagatgatgaaattaaaattgcaTTTAAGAAATTAGCATTTACATATCATCCAGATAAACAAACtaatgaagaattaaaaaaagaaactcAAGATATATTTACATTAATTACATTGGCAAAAGATACATTATCAGATCCAAAGTTAAGAGCAATCTATGATCAATTTGGTTTAGAAGGTATTGAACATTCAAAAGCAATcgtaaataaatataaagaagttgataaattattacaagCATTAGATCGTATTCAAAAAGAGAATGAAgaagataaattaattcaatcattCTCTGCAACTGGTTCacaatcaatttcattagcATATCATCATGAATAtagacattttttttttaaaactttaaaatctGAAGCTCAATTTGAT ataaaaacacaaaaatATGGTAGTTTTGAATTTGTACCATCAATTAcaagaaaaaagaatttagcATGGTTTGGATTGGAAACTTCATATTTATATCCAATAACACAAAATactgaattatttttatcaaataattataatgaagCAAATGAAGGAAGTATTCAAACTATTGGtcttaaatcattattatcagcAAATAC atatggATCAATTCATTGTGCATTTTTTGATAGTTTTCAACCAGCTAGATTTGGTTGTTTATTAACAAGACAATTATCACCAACTATTACAGCCATTTTTAGAGGAACATTACAAAAGGAATTTTGGCAAGGATCTTTAACATTAAAGAGAATTGTTCAAAAGAGATTATTTGAGATTACAATTGATTCGAGTAATTTAGGTGGATTAAGTGGTAGTATAACAAGGGATATACCGATATCAAAGAAATCTAGAATCTCATTTTCGGTGGGTGGGTATGGTGGTGGATTTCCATTATATTCCGCCGGTCAGCATGGTTTTACAGGTGCAGCAATTGGGTTCAAGAGAAAGATTACAAAAGTGTTTGATATCGATTTATCAATGCATGTTAATCCATCACGTTATCTCTACGTCATTGGATTACATCATCGTTATCAGTCTTTGGAAATCCCAATTCCAATCTACTCGGATCTCTCTTTGAGCACCTCTTTGCTCTTCTTTACATTGCCTGCTGTTACATTATCATTACTTAAATACTTGGTTGTTAAACCATTGATGAAGAAAAAGgaacaaaagaaaataatggaGAAAAAGGAGAAATACGCTGACCAAGCTAGAAAGGCAAAGAGAAAAGCTGAGATGGATATTACATTGGTTAAACAATTGGTTGagaataaagttttaaaagagAAAACAAAGAAtggtttaataattcaaGAGGCTGTCTATGGTAAATTGGATGAAAAGGTTGATCATTCTGATCCTTTCTCTGTTGAATTCCCTCCAACCATTGATGTAACAATTCCACTTCAATACCTTGTAGAAGATAGTAAATTGGTTTTacatggtaataataaaaaaagtgatcTTCTTGGTTTTTGGGATCCAAGAATTTCCgaagaaaaacaattaaaagttacttatttttttcaaaataggTTACATAGAATTACTGTTAATGATattgatcaattattaataccatTAAAAT cACATTTAAtccaataa
- the syn6 gene encoding hypothetical protein, with protein MSQNIDPFNLMEKSVSESIININKIYNKWYSLLNETNTFSNKKFKFYTKEINRMINDIEIDLNDISNSMKIIENNNNKNEKFKNIPKQEIQRRNEFLKESKNEINNIKIKLSNEEVIKKINSDKLKNQEFNNYNKSNNYTNYIKHQNEIKDTEFLNEQIEYKKSLMDKQDKELDYLLGDVKTIHEISLEIQKELEIQNKILGNLNDRADQSLFSINSVMRQLDRFKESWFK; from the coding sequence atgtCCCAAAATATTGACCCATTTAATTTAATGGAAAAGTCAGTCAGTGAATcgattataaatattaataaaatttataataaatggtattcattattaaatgaaactaatacattttcaaacaaaaaatttaaattttatactAAAGAAATCAATAGAATGATAAATGATAtagaaattgatttaaatgatatttcaaattcaatgaaaattattgaaaataataataataaaaatgaaaaatttaaaaatataccaAAACAAGAAATTCAAAGAAggaatgaatttttaaaggaatcaaaaaatgaaattaataatattaaaataaaattatcaaatgaagaagtaattaaaaaaataaatagtgataaattaaaaaatcaagaatttaataattataataaaagtaataattataccaattatataaaacatcaaaatgaaattaaagatacagaatttttaaatgagcaaattgaatataaaaaatcattaatggATAAACAAGATAAAGAATTAGATTATTTATTAGGTGATGTTAAAACAATTCACGAAATTAGCCttgaaattcaaaaagaattggaaattcaaaataaaatattaggAAATCTAAATGATAGAGCAGATCAATcccttttttcaattaatagcGTTATGAGACAATTAGATAGATTCAAAGAAAGttggtttaaataa
- the tmem184F gene encoding transmembrane protein 184F (alternatively spliced), producing MLSHINIIYIIWILLFFFTCLISFFLVNRHLVNYSSPNVQKNVVRIVMFLPLNSGLSILSSIFPGIAIFNSLVRNCYMAFTAHCFFSMMTNSIGEKNMLDLFESQGKMKFLCCKVMKLNRKLFNTLRFGSIQFFIVKIFCSIATITCISISEEVHSILNVQSFAPYEFLISLVASIFCTISLSIFLAISKEKLSQYWPMTKYRIMIFIFFIEQFEYLFFALIFLRGPFFLGFKNSFDQTIFILHFTVVVTMFLFSIVYLFIYSYKNYRNKASNEPLVGRNFKDSFGLLNYLDVLNPKDLFIDFASIFKTNNNKFKELVEENGDKKPKKNIEDQNQENSNDQPLSIQMA from the exons ATGTTGAGCCATATaaacattatttatattatttggattttgttatttttttttacatgtTTAATTAGcttttttttagtaaataGACATTTAGTTAATTACTCCTCTCCAAATGTTCAAAAAAATGTTGTAAGAATTGTAATGTTTCTCCCATTAAATTCCGGTCTCAGTATTTTATCATCTATCTTCCCAGGAATAGCTATTTTCAATAGCCTTGTTAGAAATTG cTACATGGCTTTTACAGCTCATTGCTTTTTCTCAATGATGACAAATTCAATTGGAGAAAAAAATATGCTAGATTTGTTTGAATCCCAaggaaaaatgaaatttttgtGTTGCAAAGTAATGAAGCTAAATAg aaaattatttaatacttTAAGATTTGGATCaatccaattttttattgtaaaaattttttgcTCCATTGCAACAATTACCTGCATTTCAATCAGTGAAGAAGTTCATTCTATTTTAAATGTTCAATCCTTTGCTCcatatgaatttttaatttctttggtTGCCTCAATTTTCTGTACTATCTCATTATCAATATTCCTTGCCATTagtaaagaaaaattaaGTCAGTATTGGCCAATGACCAAGTATAGAATTATGatattcattttctttattgaaCAATTTGAATATCTTTTCTTTGCACTTATTTTCTTGAGAGgtcctttttttttaggttttAAAAACTCCTTTGATCAAACTATTTTTATACTT cactTTACAGTTGTTGTTACAATGTTTTTGTTCTCAATTGTTTATCTTTTCATTTACTCTTATAAAAACTATAGAAATAAAGCTTCAAATGAACCTTTAGTTGgaagaaattttaaagactcctttggtttattaaattatttggatGTATTAAATCCAAAAGATTTGTTTATTGACTTTGCTAGcattttcaaaacaaataataacaaatttaAAGAGTTGGTTGAAGAAAATGGTGATAAAAAACCaaagaaaaatattgaaGATCAAAACCAAGAAAATAGTAATGACCAACCACTATCAATCCAAATGGCTTAG
- the nxnB gene encoding annexin I, which produces MEYKEKEINTSSPSSPSKTQISNIENDSISEKAQEPISEKVQDPISEKAQESISEKEHIESNNVSEIIDLIKSGDQHLNNNNNNNNNNNNNNNNNNNEEENQEINYNDNQLSNEEIVEDVKNSNINNNNTIEKGNSSQNNNKNNNNNYHTEKCDYCLICKCYDYGEITHNIVEDSEILKQSIRYSYVDDTSINSILAHRNYAEKEAIMKKFNDKYNKSLETELASHTHQKYRRTLISILTEPSIYDTLNIENSIKTKNSNTLLEILLTRTNEQKELIKRIYLVKYGKNIEHDIIAKFSNGANVNGNMMKQLLISMLNNDRDSNSNQSLDMNLINTDSNRLYQAGEHKKGTDHEVFIEILSKRSFSHLSELDRVYENSNPKGHSLRKAIELEFGVSKSIKQVKISLLDILLFSKEPSKYWAEQFNRALTSGSWGINEIDLTRLTITQQHQASKIKQAYISHYDNSLINEVSSKTSFRYKKIILSMLTV; this is translated from the coding sequence atggagtacaaagaaaaagagatcAATACATCATCACCTTCATCACCAAGTAAAAcccaaatttcaaatattgaaaatgattcaatttctGAAAAAGCACAAGAACCAATTTCTGAAAAAGTACAAGACCCAATTTCCGAAAAAGCACAAGAATCAATTTCTGAAAAAGAACATattgaatcaaataatgttagtgaaattattgatttaattaaaagtgGTGATCAGCatcttaataataataataataataataataataataataataataataataataataataatgaagaagagaATCAAGAAATCAATTATAATGACAAccaattatcaaatgaagaAATAGTTGAAGatgttaaaaattcaaatattaataataataatacaattgaaaaaggAAATTCAagtcaaaataataataaaaataataataataattatcataCTGAAAAATGTgattattgtttaatttgtAAATGTTATGATTATGGTGAAATTACACATAATATTGTTGAAGATtcagaaattttaaaacaatcaatTAGATACTCATATGTTGATGAtacatcaattaattcaatattgGCACATAGAAATTATGCAGAAAAAGAAGcaataatgaagaaatttaatgataaatataataagAGTTTAGAAACAGAATTAGCAAGTCACACTCATCAAAAATATAGACGtactttaatttcaattttaacagAACCAAGTATATATGAtacattaaatattgaaaattcaattaaaacaaagaaTTCAAATACATTATtggaaattttattaacaagAACCAATgaacaaaaagaattaattaaaagaatttatttagTTAAGTATGGTAAAAACATTGAACATGATATAATTgctaaattttcaaatggtgCAAATGTGAATGGTAACATGatgaaacaattattaatttcaatgttAAATAATGACCgtgattcaaattcaaatcaatcattggatatgaatttaataaacacTGATTCCAATAGACTATATCAAGCTGGTGAACATAAAAAAGGAACAGATCATGAAGTTttcattgaaattttaaGCAAACGTTCTTTTTCACATTTAAGTGAACTGGATCGTGTttatgaaaattcaaatccAAAAGGACATTCATTAAGAAAAGCAATTGAATTAGAATTTGGTGTATCgaaatcaattaaacaagTTAAAATTTCGTTATtagatatattattattttcaaaagaaCCTTCAAAATATTGGGCTGAACAATTTAATCGTGCATTAACAAGTGGTTCTTGGggaattaatgaaattgatttaactCGTTTAACAATaactcaacaacatcaagctagtaaaattaaacaagCTTATATCTCTCATTATGATAAtagtttaataaatgaagTTTCTTCAAAAACTTCATTTAGATATaagaaaatcattttatCAATGTTAACAGTTTGA